CACCCACCTGCATTCATATTACTAGTTTTATAGTATAACTGAAAAAAAAACATCAAACATGAAGTTTTGTCCACCATATAATGACCACAACATTGAAAAAAATACATCAGTTCAGTAGATgtaagattaaaaaaaatatgcttAAAATGTTTACACTCCCCTTTGCAGATCATCTTCTATGAGGACAGAAATTTCCAGGGTCGGCACCATGAGTGCATGAGCGACTGTGCCGACCTGCACTCCTACTTCAACCGCTGCAACTCCATCAAGGTGGAGAGTGGCATGTTCATGGTCTACGAGAGGCCCAGCTACACTGGCCACCAGTACTTCCTGAGGAGGGGAGAGTACAATGACAACCAGCGCATGATTGGCATCAACGACTGTATCAGGTCCTGCCGCATGATCCCCATGGTAAACCCAGTGTAGATGCCTCAAACGCAGGGCTACGCTCATCACTAGGCCCATCTCACATTGCAATGTGTTTTTATAGAAGAGCACCAATTAAAACTTCTTGAACTTAGTAaaggtgttcctcaaggctccgttttggCCCCACCTATTTTGCTATATTGTCTTGTTAATAATTGACCTCTAATTTGTAGTAATGTAAAAACCCAATATGACCTCTATTTCCTCGTCCTGTAGCACCGCGGCTCCTACAGGATGAGGCTGTACGATCGCCCCGACATGAGTGGCCAGATGCAGGAGCTGAACGACGACTGTCCCAATGTCCAGGACCGCTTCCGCATGTCCGACATCAACTCATGCAACGTGATGGACGGCCATTGGCTCATGTACGAGCAGCCCAACTACAAGGGCAGACAGTACTACCTGAAGCCTGGCGAGTACCGCAGACCCAGCGACTGGGGTGGCCTGAGCCCCAGGATCGGATCCCTCAGACGAATCTCTGACTCCAACAACTAAAAGTTCTATGTCCTACGTCTGTTCTCAATAAAGCTGCATGTTCAATCAAACAGTATGTGTCTCCAAACAGTGAACACTTGTGCAGGTGCTTCTAGAACCATCCACAGAACACAGAGGGATTTGTATTCAATATTTAGTGTTACAGTATCATGCACTATAACGGCATTGTATAACAATAAATGTACGCATATGCATGGTAGAGCACgatggtgggaggagctataggaggacgggctcatcataatggctggaatggaatcaatggaacggagtcaaacacgttgtttttatgtgtttgatgtgtttgataccattctaaTGATTCCATTCAAGCCATTACAACAGGGAAGACGGTTCAAAAATACAACGTTAACATCATCAGATGCACTTTTTCATGTTGCAATGTTGCAACATAATCAATTCCCTTTCTGTAACTCAAGTTCTTCAATCAACAGTGCTGACTATGAGTTGCCCAGACATTTCCCTATTGTATCATGAATGAAAATATTAGCAGATTCTGCTGAgtacagatgcaggatcttaatttgagccagtttgctacagcaggaaaataaccctgcagcaacaggaaaagtgaattattatgtggattataattagtGGATTGGGGTTGATACATATTTCGTAAGGGAAAACCAcgtctgaaatgtcaaagtggaaatgacaaacttcagaagcttTTTTTAATGCATTGCAGGTCAGTTCACCAgaaacagggtgatcaaattaggatcctacatctgtaacacATTACA
The window above is part of the Salvelinus namaycush isolate Seneca chromosome 7, SaNama_1.0, whole genome shotgun sequence genome. Proteins encoded here:
- the LOC120050560 gene encoding gamma-crystallin M2-like; its protein translation is MTMGKIIFYEDRNFQGRHHECMSDCADLHSYFNRCNSIKVESGMFMVYERPSYTGHQYFLRRGEYNDNQRMIGINDCIRSCRMIPMHRGSYRMRLYDRPDMSGQMQELNDDCPNVQDRFRMSDINSCNVMDGHWLMYEQPNYKGRQYYLKPGEYRRPSDWGGLSPRIGSLRRISDSNN